A genomic region of Oncorhynchus mykiss isolate Arlee chromosome 16, USDA_OmykA_1.1, whole genome shotgun sequence contains the following coding sequences:
- the LOC110492046 gene encoding V-type proton ATPase subunit S1, whose product MAGSESSSKLRTIMAFIALLFALLSTGHCSSQVPLVMWSSEGYTLPPMASPAAGHIISNDQLVSYLNSALGSAPHNVLLFLQDKLSKDDFTRYGGVFGNNHESAFPNLESALQSSSSPLVLPALSWLGASAVPGLLQEKLGVSPLSVDPDTLAHLRLNASDNTLLLIILPYSTGAYLSCKEVLRSNDEVIGKVLSIMKAQGVPYTAIYTGLKPSRVIEEPSMVGQSSMGRSLLQAVVDEVKPPLMFNTTSGPCIMLWAQNLNVSFNNLEWIDLGPLTFAPGGSVSTAESFCNETNSRLVLDYGSSVPTYNLFRLIFSMSQRRYPVSARNWFTLDTVELLFNADTAIYNGSRGIYAPAEYSFHCQNVNNFRNALLVPRTQNATQWRILFTDFQIQGFSILNRTTDFSYASDCAGFFTPGIWMGLITSLLMLLILTYGMHMIMQLRSMDRFDDPKGPSISVPQSE is encoded by the exons ATGGCAGGATCTGAGTCGTCAAGTAAATTGCGTACTATCATGGCCTTTATTGCTCTTTTATTTGCCCTGTTATCTACTGGACATTGCAGCAGTCAAGTACCACTTGTAATGTGGTCCAGTGAAGG GTACACCTTGCCACCCATGGCATCTCCAGCTGCTGGTCACATAATATCTAATGACCAGCTGGTGTCCTACCTAAATTCTGCTCTGGGGTCTGCCCCACACAACGTGCTTCTCTTCCTACAGGACAAG CTGAGCAAAGATGACTTCACAAGGTATGGGGGCGTTTTTGGAAACAATCATGAGAGTGCCTTTCCCAACCTGGAG TCTGCATTACAGTCTTCCTCTTCACCATTGGTGCTGCCTGCCCTGTCATGGCTTGGTGCTAGTGCAGTCCCAGGTCTGCTACAGGAGAAGCTGGGTGTCTCCCCACTCAGCGTAGACCCAGACACACTGGCGCATCTCCGACTCAATGCATCAGACAACACTCTGCTGCTTATCATACTGCCCTATTCTACTGG TGCTTATCTGTCCTGTAAGGAAGTCCTGCGTAGCAATG ATGAGGTCATTGGTAAAGTTCTGAGCATCATGAAAGCCCAGGGTGTTCCCTACACTGCTATTTACACTGGACTCAAGCCCTCACGA GTGATTGAGGAGCCATCCATGGTTGGCCAGTCTTCTATGGGCCGGTCCTTGCTGCAGGCGGTTGTTGATGAGGTCAAACCTCCTTTGATGTTTAACACTACTAGTGGCCCTTGCATCATGCTCTGGGCCCAGAATCTCAACGTCAGCTTTAATAACCTGGAATGGATTGACCTCGGTCCATTGACCTTTGCTCCAGGTGGCTCTGTGAGTACGGCTGAGTCCTTCTGTAATGAAACAAATTCACG GCTTGTCCTTGATTATGGAAGTTCTGTTCCAACATACAATCTCTTCCGTCTCAT CTTCTCCATGAGCCAGCGGCGCTACCCCGTGTCTGCACGAAACTGGTTCACCCTGGACACAGTGGAACTGCTATTCAATGCCGATACAGCCATCTACAATGGCAGCCGGGGCATCTACGCCCCCGCAGAGTACTCCTTCCACTGCCAGAATGTCAACAACTTCCGTAATGCACTGCTTGTGCCCCGCACTCAGAATGCTACCCAGTGGAGGATTCTCTTCACTGACTTCCAG ATCCAAGgcttcagtatactgaacaggACAACAGATTTCTCCTATGCCAGTGACTGTGCTGGCTTCTTCACACCAGGGATCTGGATGGGCCTGATCACCTCTCTGCTGATGCTGCTAATCCTCACCTACGGCATGCACATGATCATGCAGCTACGCTCCATGGACCGCTTTGACGACCCTAAAGGCCCCTCAATCTCAGTGCCTCAGTCGGAGTAA